A genomic region of Jeotgalibaca ciconiae contains the following coding sequences:
- a CDS encoding excalibur calcium-binding domain-containing protein, translating into MKSPFRNSIKSCETASRRRNSSTGPKNIFYQNCTVVRAAGADPIRAGDPGWDTKFDRDGDGVGCE; encoded by the coding sequence TTGAAGAGCCCTTTTAGAAACAGTATCAAAAGTTGTGAAACAGCCAGTCGTAGAAGAAACTCCTCCACCGGTCCAAAAAATATCTTCTATCAAAACTGTACGGTAGTTCGAGCTGCTGGCGCTGATCCGATCAGAGCAGGAGATCCTGGTTGGGATACGAAGTTCGACCGAGATGGTGACGGAGTCGGTTGTGAATAG